A window of Ranitomeya variabilis isolate aRanVar5 chromosome 2, aRanVar5.hap1, whole genome shotgun sequence contains these coding sequences:
- the CDKN1C gene encoding cyclin-dependent kinase inhibitor 1C, with protein MCNVQRAEGAPRPGTGTCRSLFGPVDHAELSRELHARLREVQEESRRRWDFDFQRGVPLPSSRFAWEESGEDTVPQFYRTPRAVATSARTVPALSPGVPTTADCAPPAHSAPKRSQPAQITDFFPVRKKTKVVATLCDKLHPASPIPTEHTPRKMIR; from the exons ATGTGCAATGTACAGCGGGCGGAGGGCGCCCCCAGGCCGGGCACCGGGACGTGCAGGAGCCTGTTCGGGCCGGTGGATCACGCAGAGCTGAGCCGGGAGCTGCACGCCCGGCTGCGGGAGGTGCAGGAGGAGAGCCGCCGCCGGTGGGACTTTGACTTCCAGAGAGGAGTTCCGCTGCCCAGCAGCCGCTTTGCCTGGGAGGAGAGCGGAGAGGACACCGTGCCCCAGTTCTACAGGACGCCCCGAGCCGTGGCCACCTCTGCCCGGACTGTCCCCGCACTGAGCCCCGGCGTCCCGACTACAGCGGACTGCGCCCCACCTGCACACAGCGCCCCCAAGAGGAGCCAGCCGGCCCAGATCACAG actTTTTCCCAGTGCGAAAAAAGACAAAAGTTGTTGCAACGCTTTGTGACAAGCTGCACCCAGCTTCTCCAATCCCCACAGAGCACACACCGCGCAAAATGATCCGATGA